CAGCTCCTCTTTCATCACTTATTCTTCCTACTAGCGAACTCATTTTAGAAGAATGTGCTTTTAATTTACCATTATTAATTAGTCCCAAAGTAAATCTTATCATATGATCTAGTTGTCTATTTCCCCAAATTATTTCATCTCCACGAATAATAATTGGACGTCTAGTAAATGATAACTCTCTATTAAATCTCCACGGATATACATCCTCTTTTCTAAATGGCTCTGGTGGCACAAGAAAATCTTCTCTCTGCCTTAATGCTATTGAATCAATAATCAAACCTACTACTTCTTCGTTGAAACTTGCATCATATTTGCTCATAAATTCAATAATATCCGTTATTTTTGCAACATAAACTGTATCACCACTTTGCCTTTTACTATATTCTCTTAATCCCTCTGCAAAAAGTTTAAGTTGATAAAGTGAATACCCATATTCTTTTTCAAAAGCATCATTAATTTCTTCCCAATAACTTTTGTATTCAATTAAATCACCTGAATTATCAAGAACAGAAGACGCAATAAGTTGTTCTTTTCTAATTGCCTCATTAACACTAAACATGTGCTGAAATTCTTGTTGTTTCATTCCAATGCGATGTGATTTCAATATTTCTATTGGTGTATTAAATATCTGATAGTAAAATAAATCATTTTTATATGACCAATCAATTATCAATGAACATATTGCAATCAATCGCTCATATTGATTCTCACCAATATTTATATTTCCTTTAGGAGGAACAGCAGCAATATATTCTATGAGAAATTTTAATGCGATAGAAGATTTATTATCTCTGTTTGTCCGCTCAAATATTTCTTGTTCCCTTTCAGGATAACAAGCGATATCTTCTGCATATCTTTTTTGCGATAACATAAGTTTAAATAGAACTTTTTCCAAATCATCATATAATACTTCTATAAGATTTCTTGAACTTAATACGCTTACTTCTTGCTGAAGTTTTTTATAAAGAATTCCAACCACTTCATGTACAATTTTTGTTCTATCTTCGTCATCTACTATCCCAATATTCCAATTTTCTATTTCAAGAAGCTCTTCCCCTATTTCATTCAATAATATATCTTCATCCTCACCATGTACAAAATGATTTTCTCGATTTTCAGTAGGCTCAAAATAATGATATTCTTGATAATCCAAAGAAAATATTTTTTTCTGTATTGGGTTGGGAAATAACACATTCAAATCATAATTAATTTTATCAATTTTTCCCGTTAACTTGTAAATATGATCAATTATTATAGTAATAAATTCTTTTTCTCTCGAATTATCGCAATAATTCAAATATTGAAATGCTTCTGGTGAAACACATATTTCCATCACCGGAAACAAATTACATATTTCTAATGTTTCACTAAATGATTTAGGATTTTCTTTATAATAATAGTACTGATCCGCTCCGTCCGATAAAAGAATTTGAATTTCATAAGTATGCCCACAACCGTCTATTTGATCAAGAACGGGCCTGCATTCAGATAACCAATATGATATCAAATCCACTAACGAATAACACAAATCGATTTTTCTTACATTTGAAATTTCTTTCGCAACAATCCATATATTGAAGGTTTTAAACTCAATATAGTAGCAAATTTCTTGACTCTTTACGCAGTTGGGATCTACATATATTTTTCTTTTTTCATCGTTAAGAACAACTTCAACAAACCTAGTACCATAGGCATCTTCAACAAGTCGTCTATCCTCCTTTTGGATGGCACGAATGATATAATCAAGCGAATCACCTGGTGCAAAATATGTTGTAACCTCTCCTGGTGCAAATTCATCATTCATATAAAAAGAATAATTATTATTACAATATATTTCTATCTGATTTAATTCACTAAGTATACCCGTTTCAAATGTTTGCAAATTATTCTTTGCTTTCAAATATCTTGGTATAAATACGCTTTCAGCTTTCTCATTAATACTAATACACATAAGCTCGAATGGATGAATTCTTAGCGGTGGATAACAATAGTCATATTTTTTTATTCCATAGCCCATCCCGCGCCCAAGTGAATTAATAATAATGATAACAAAAATGTCTTCCTTCTCCACACCATATTCAATTATTTTTGAATAGTGATAAGACAATCGCTTAGACACCACATCATTAAATACTTTTTTCTCAATAGTGGAATGCAATGTACATGCATTATAATTCTTTCCATCATCGTACAAGTACTGAACAATCACTAACTGATTATTTTGTACAGACGCAATATATTCCTTATATCCACTACTGCTAAATAAATCTATACCCATCTGAGATTCAAGCACTTTTTTATGTCCCAGGTTACGCAAATATTTTTGGCACTCATGAAAAATATAATCATTATAATTTTCCAGAACTTCTTCAAATATGCCATATTTTTTTGCCAAACAAGTAATCCAAAATACAATAGCTGTTGGAAGTAAGCCGGCATTTAAAAGAATATACTGATCTTTCTCTTCGTTATATAGAAACGGGCGAGTATAAAATGATTTATTATCAAAATCACCTTCAAATCTAACTCCAAATTCTATCGTAACTAAATCAAGCAATTCTATTCGATTCAGAAAAAGTTTCCGAAAATCCGCTCCATCTGTAATGACTAGTTCAGTATATTTATTTAACTCCATGGCCGAAGGTATTATTATGCTTTTTTCTTCATCCGTATTATGATTATTTTCAGTATTTAAAATACCTCCTGCAATTTTTTCAGAGATTTTAAGCATACCATTAACTAATATATATGTTTCATCCAAAAATTCTTTTGGATATTCGATCCCTTTTGCAAATAGAACCGAAATCATGTGTTGAAGATTAAATGCTGGTGTTTGATCAATTCCATTTAAGACCCTATAATTTCCATAAAACATAATGTTCTGTACAAACATATTTTCTGGAGGATCAATCGAATACTTTAAGTTAGTATCTGATATCTGATTAATTATTTTTCGAAACTTTCCAGAACTAATGGTATATTTAGATGGAAATTGATCTCTTGTTTGACATAATACCCCCTTTATATACGTATCAAGAATAACCGATTTCGTTTGATTCTGATGAAATAAGTTCAAAGCAGATACCCTTGAAATCAAATTAAATATATCATATTTTTTTGCTTCTTCAACAGCAATGGAAATTTCATTTTTTGAGTCAGTTCCATCAAAAAAGTTTTTAAACTTTTCTATATCTGGTAAAAAATCCATTTCAATTCCTCTTTTCGTACATCATAATTGCTTAAATTCTAAATCGTTTTAATCATCATATACTCAACACCAGCACCATTGAATTTTAATATCCTACTATATAAATATTACGAAATTCTTTTTTCTTTTCTTCCAATCCGGCGTTCACTTAATTTTGTCCATATATTTCTTAATGTGCCAACTTCATATTTTGTTAATACTAAACCTTCTATCAGCAATATCTGATCTGTATAATCCAATACTTCAACTATCCTGTCATCTCGAATTAGTGTGTCTATTTTATTAACATCTAGCATTTCTGCATTCTTCATCGGAATTTTTAACTGACGTATTTCTCCCGGTTCAAATGTTAATACTCCACCACCATAACTTCTTCCTGTTATTTCTGCTAATGCCAATGAAAAGAATTCAAAAAAGCTGCTGCTACGAACTCAGGATTAACTCCGTCTAAGAAACGTACTTTATGAATTGTATCTGTGCTTACAGCATTTACATGATTTAATATAATTCGCGGATAACGATTAACCTGCCTTAAGATAAAAGCATCTGGTTCCCAAGATTGCGGAACACAATACCAATTTTTTCTTATCCGACATTTATATCCTTTATTATATCCTTATTCTACACCATAATTAATGTATTCTTGTTCTACTTTACTAAGTTCTGAAAACGGTAAATTTTTAGGCATAAACATATACACTTTTTTCCCATTTTCAATCAGTGTCTTAAAATCACGTTCTGACAAAATAACACCTTTTAATTGCTCTGTTCTCCCGATAACCATACGAGTCAAATTAGCAAGTTGGTATTCATCCACTGTATTCCTGTTCAACAAAAAGAAAGCATTTTCTCCGCTTACTAATCCCACATTTATTTCAAATAACCCTGTGGTAAACGGTATCTCTTCACACTCTCTTAATCGTCTAATTAATTTTATTTCCTTATTAGCCAAATAATATTTAATCCATTTTTCTGTACTATGATTAAGTTCTTTTATTTCATAGTTATAAAAATTATTAAGATCAAGTTCTTTTAAATCATCCAGATCAGTTAACTCAATTACTTGAATTCCCTTATCCTCAGATTTTTTCTCTCCTAATAACAAAATAAATTCTTGTTGAATCTCTTCAAAAACTAATTTCTGAAAAGTAATTAATGTTAATCTGTCAAAATATCGTGCTAAAAATTCTCGCGTCTCTCCTGCATAATTCACTTGAAAGAGCTCTGCTGGAATAACCATTCCTAATCTTCCATTTTCACTTAATGCCAAACACGACAAAACCAAAAAGGGCAACCAGATATTAGTTAATTTTTCTTTCATGTAAGAAAATGCAATATCTCTCGATTTTTCATCAAAATCTTGGTAACGGATAAATGGTGGATTTCCTACAATTGCATCAAATTCCCCCCCAGCAAATTCGTTTTCCCAATTAAAAATTTTAATTTTTTCAACCATTTCTGGATCATTCAATATATTAGAATTAAACTCTATATATTTCTCATCTACAAGGCTATTGCCATTTTTAATATTGTTATCTAAGCTAGGTAAAATCCGACAGCTATTATTTTTTATAAAACTTTCCATTTCATATAGTGAACTATCTTCTATAAGTTTTATAAGCAAACTAAACTTAGCAACTTCAACAGCCAAAATATCAATATCTACTCCCCATATGTTCTTCTGTAAAATCTCTCTCTTTTTTTCATATGACAATTTGAAGTTATTTCCTATATTTCTAACAAGTAATCCTTTTTGTATCGCCATATCTAAATCATTCTCCATATAATATTCTATATAACGATTTATAATGAACTCATATGCTGAAAGCAAAAAGTTTCCAGAACCACAACAAATATCTGCTATTTTATAACTATCCTATTCCATAAATCTTTCATCAGAAAACAATGGCATCAATGTAGTTTTCACAATAATATCTGCAATATTTTTAGGCGTATTTACCACACCCTGCGAATCCACGATTTCTGGCTTTCTTTCTGCAACCACCGTTTCATTATTAATTACTATTTCTTCTTCCAAAAATAATTCATAAATTTGACCAATAATAAATGGATCTACTATACTAAATTCGTAGCAGCTATTTGGATAGTATAATTCTTTAAAAATATCAACGAGTATGCTATCAGATATTTCAAATTGTTCTGCCTCAATCAATTCAAATAATCCAGAGTCATACTTTTTATCTGCTGCTACAAAGACTCTTTTTAACTCTGTATATGTACCTATATTTTTAAGGCTTTCATATTTTTCTAATTCTCGATCTTCACATATTCTTAAAAATACAATTCGATTAATCAGTTTCTGGACAAAAATATTTAATGTCCCCTGCTTAACCATAGAATTATTCTTAATAATATTTTTGCTTAATACCAATCTCCATTTTTTTATTTGGGATAAAAAATATTTATCAAACGGTTCTTTCTTTAATGAGCTAGATATATTTGCAAATGTCTTTTCAAAATCTCCTGAAATTACAGTCTCATATGAAAGTAATCTGGATATCTCATCAAATTTATCCAAATATTCCGTAAAATGGAAATGAGCAACTTGTGCAACCGAAGGTTTATCATTCTCATCTGGTCTTACTGACGTATCATAGATAACCAAATCTGTAAAATTTGATAATACAGATATTTCAAGATTTCCATTCCAACCATATCGTCTGGTTTGAAATGCTGCCTCTTTACTTGTCATAATATCTACATTAGGTTTTTAGTTTCTAGAAAAAAATACGGTGTAGACCCCACATGAAATTCATAATCCGGCTTCTTTTTTACTTGTTTTCCGTTTTCCTCTACAAAGACTGATGCTTCATGCTTTACTTCTCTTAAATGCTGCGGCAAATTCTTTTTATTTTGTACGTCCCATCCTAATATTTCAAAAAATGGATTTACAAAATCGTTACGAACTTCTGTTTCATTGTAATCCGGTCTATTATATTGTTTAAAATGTTCTTGATAAGCTTCTACAAGTTTAAGTAATCTATCTTTTTCCATTCTTTTCCTCCCCTACTTTTTTATCATTAAAAGCGTCAATTTCAACCAGATCCCCAATATCGCAATTTAATTCATTACATATCTTTTCTAAAACCGTCAAAGTTACTGCTTCCCCATTTGTCATTTTAGCAATTGTTCCACTACTAATCCCTGTTCTTCGTTTTAAATCCCCTTTTTTCATTCCATTATGAATTAGAATTTTCCACAGTCCATTATATGAAATTGCCATCTTTTACCTCTCTCCACCTTTCGAATATACGTTCTGTCTAGTATAACATTATTTCTCTCCTCCGCACAAGCCCGAATATTATTCATTCTCCCGACCCATGCCATCTGATCCTGCATCTTCAGTTCTTCTGTCACTCCCTGCCTTTCTTTTATCTCCTCCACCAGTCTGTCCATCATTTGATTACATTCTTCGTCAATCTGATACAAATGCTCATTTAATTTTCCTGCAACCACCAACTCCAGATACAATCCTTTCCGATGCTCTTTCAAGTAAGTTTTTCTCAACATTCCATACTTTCCAATCGGATACTCTGTCTCTTCCGAAAGGTACAGGTCTGGATAGTACAGACCGTCCTCTCCTAAAGTGTAACTGACTCCGTTTTCTCCCATAATGTGTTTTTCCATGATTGTCCTCCTATCTTGTTCCCCGATCTTTATTCTGACTACGGGTATGCTGTTTATTTTTCTGTTCATTCTGTATTTCCTGTTTCTTTTCTTCCGGCTTCGCTCTAATACCATGTGCTACCGGATCTTTGCCCGTTTCTTTCTTCCATTTTTCTATTGCAGTTCGATACTGGCTATACTCAATTTGAGAAACTTTAAAATCTTTTAAAAATTCCTGTACACTTCTATAACCGATTTTCTGCACAATTCTTGGAAGATAATCTTTCATATCTCTGATCTGGCTTTTCAGTTCATCAATTTCTTTCTGCAATTCTTTTTTCTTTCTTCCTTTAAACCATCCCTTGACTTCTGATAGTTCTTTCTTCCGTCATGCCCACGCTCCGTTTTATACTGGATTCCATATTCCAGAATCAGTCGTTCCAGGCTGACATTTAATTTTCGCGATAATGCGTTCGGTTGCATTTCCACCTGTAATACTTCCACAAGCTCTGTCGCTGTGCCTGCCCACTCTGGCGTAGTTTCTGTTACAAGTTCTTTGATTTTCTCTAACAATGGATCTTCTGGTTCTTTCCAGAGTTCTGTTTCTGTCTTTGTAAGCTCCCAGACACATCTCTCCCGGTTAAAGTTCAACCATAATTTCTGATCCTGTTGATCACGTCCTGCCACTTCCAGAACAGCCTTATTATCTGTACGCTTTTCTTTCTGCATAACAAACGCTCCATCTGCCGCTCCCAGCAGACCATTCGTGCCGGAAATAGTTTCAAAAGTATCTGAAGAGTCCAATTTTCTTGTATGATGAACTGCTAAAAGACAAACACCATATTCATCACTGAATTTTTTTAACTTCGTTACAATCTCATAATCACTGGCATAACTGATTTTATCTCCACCGACCTCTCGAACCTTCTGAAGAGTATCAATAATAATCAATCTTGCATCTTTATGCTCTGTCACAAACGTTACAAGCTGCCTTTCCAGTCCGTCATTGAGCGATTTTGATTTTATAGCAAAATAAAAATTCTCACTGCCTTCCATTCCAAACATCTGTGATAATCGCTTCTGTAATCTTGCATAATCATCTTCCAATGCCAAATATAAAACAGTTCCCTGTCTGATTGAAAATCCCCACAACGGAAGTCCTTTACTGATGTGATACCCAATCTGTGCCATAAAAAATGACTTTCCTATTTTCGGTGAACCGACAAATAGATACATTCCGTTGTACAACAATCCATCTACAATCGGCAGTT
The Ruminococcus gauvreauii genome window above contains:
- a CDS encoding helix-turn-helix domain-containing protein; its protein translation is MAISYNGLWKILIHNGMKKGDLKRRTGISSGTIAKMTNGEAVTLTVLEKICNELNCDIGDLVEIDAFNDKKVGEEKNGKR
- a CDS encoding TnpV protein, which translates into the protein MNRKINSIPVVRIKIGEQDRRTIMEKHIMGENGVSYTLGEDGLYYPDLYLSEETEYPIGKYGMLRKTYLKEHRKGLYLELVVAGKLNEHLYQIDEECNQMMDRLVEEIKERQGVTEELKMQDQMAWVGRMNNIRACAEERNNVILDRTYIRKVERGKRWQFHIMDCGKF
- a CDS encoding AAA family ATPase — its product is MTAKEKMTAPVASVGADAEQPLSNKLTNQSIADLPGKGNLQATNNAENTVKSANKKNTDELETVSMMELYDTAYPPKLPIVDGLLYNGMYLFVGSPKIGKSFFMAQIGYHISKGLPLWGFSIRQGTVLYLALEDDYARLQKRLSQMFGMEGSENFYFAIKSKSLNDGLERQLVTFVTEHKDARLIIIDTLQKVREVGGDKISYASDYEIVTKLKKFSDEYGVCLLAVHHTRKLDSSDTFETISGTNGLLGAADGAFVMQKEKRTDNKAVLEVAGRDQQDQKLWLNFNRERCVWELTKTETELWKEPEDPLLEKIKELVTETTPEWAGTATELVEVLQVEMQPNALSRKLNVSLERLILEYGIQYKTERGHDGRKNYQKSRDGLKEERKKNCRKKLMN